The window TAGCTTATTATCAATATCAAAAAAATGATTTTTCAGATCTAAGTCTTAATGCTGATCCTAACCTTAGTTTATAGGTGATAATATGAATAGTAAACAAAAATATTTAATTTTAAAAACAGTTCAGGAAAATAATATTTTGCCTGTTACTTCTAAATGTAATCTACATTGTAAATTTTGCAGTCATTTTCAAAATCCCCCAGAATTAAAAGTTGAAAGTTATGGTCATCTAAATTTTAATTTTATCAAAAAAATGATAGATTTTTTACCAAAAGAAGGGCCAGTAATCCTGGGTGAATCTGCAACAAAAATAATTGAAGGTGAACCTTTTTATCATCCAGAAATAAGTGAGATATTGAAAATTTTGAGAAATAGATGGTCTGAAAAAGAAATAAGGATTACTACTAATGGTAGTTTTTTAAGTAAAAAAATAATAAGATTGATTGATGAGTTAGGAAATATAACTTTAAATATTTCTTTAAATTGTGCAAATCCAGCTGAAAGAAAATATTTAATGAAAGATAAAAATGGTAATAAAGTTTTTTCTGCTATTAAAAGATTGGATGATTATCATATAAATTTCAATGGCAGTTTAGTAGCTCTCCCCCATGTTATGGGCTGGAATAGTATAGAAAATACAATTAATTATCTAGATAAGTATAATGCTGAAACTATTAGAGTTTTTATGCCTGCTTTTACAGACTACACTAATGATAATATGAAATTTGAGTTTGATTTATATACAAAATTAAGTAAATTCGTTAATAAAATTAACAAAAATATTAAAACTCCAGTTATTTTGGAACCTCCATATCTTAAGAATTTAGATGCAATTGTAAAAGGAATTATAGTTGGGTCACCAGCTGATGATAGTGTTTTAAATATTGGGGATGTAATAAAAAAAGTTAATGATGAAAAAGTATTTTCTAGAGTTGATGCTTTTAATAAAATAAAAAAACTTAAAAACCCTATTATAAGCACAAAAAATAATTCTAAATCTAAAATGATAATTACTAAAAAAAGTGGACAGAGATCAGGTTTGGTTATGGATTATGATTTAGAGCCAGTAATTATTAATAAAATAATAAATTCAATAAAGAACTATGAAGTTAATGAGATAATTTTAGTTACTTCCAGGATGGCAAAAGAAATGATGAAATTTATGGTTGATAATGAATTGAAAGGTATTTTTTCTAAAAAGATAATAAATGTTTTAGAAGTTGAAAGTAATTTTTTTGGTGGAAGTATATTAACAGCGGGTTTATTAACTGTAGGGGATATAATACTCCGAATGGAAAAATATGAATTTAGCAAACCAGAAAATACCTTAATAATATTACCCTCTGTAATATTTGATGATTATGGAAAAGATTTAAAAGGTCAGGATTTCATGAAAATAAGAAAAAAATTTGGAGTTGAAATTGAGATTTTATAATATTTTTATCAACAGACAAAGATAAATAAGGTTTAACGAAGAATATCTAAGTATTATGGACTTAATTGAGTTTAATGGGGTTTTTAGCTAATTATACTCCCTTGATTTTAAATATATACTTAGATATTATTATTACAGTAATTGTTAGCACTCAACTCTAATGAGTGCTAATAAAAATAAATATTAAAAATCTTAAAGGGGGTTTACTGAATGAAAATTAAGCCGTTAAGAGACAGAGTTGCAGTTAAAATTAAAGAAGAAGAAGAAGAGGAAAAAAAGACTAAAAGTGGAATAGTACTACCAGATACAGCCAAGAAAGATGAAAAACCACAGCAGGGAGAAATTGTTGCTGTTGGTAGTGGATGCTGTACTGAAGAAAATGGCCCTGAGGTAGAAGAAGGGGATGTAGTTGTTTTTGATAAATTTGCTGGAACAGAATTAACACTTGAAGGTGAAGATTACCTTGTATTAAGTATTGAAGATGTTCTTGCAGTTATTGGTTAAAACTGAACCAGGTACTTATTTTTATAAATTGAAAAAAAGAAATAATAACTGAAAATCTCCAAGGAGGGATATATAGTGGCAAAAGAGTTAAAATTTGGCGAAGAAGCTCGTCGTAAATTAGAAGATGGTGTTAGTTCTTTAGCTAATTCTGTAAAAGTTACGTTAGGTCCAAAAGGACGTAATGTTGTATTAGAAGAAGGATTTGGTGCACCAACAATTACTAATGATGGTGTAAGTATTGCAAGAGAAATAGAATTGGAAGACCATTATGAAAATATGGGAGCCCAAACTGTTAAAGAAGTAGCTACTAAAACAAATGAAATAGCTGGTGATGGTACTACTACTGCTACTGTTTTAGCAGAATCAATTTTCAAAGAAGGAATTAAAAATGTTGCTGCTGGCGCTAATCCTATGATTCTTAAAAAAGGTATTGAAAAGGCAGTTAATAAATTAACTGATAAAATTGCAGATATCAGTGAACCTGTAGAAGGTAAAGATGCTGTTTCTCAAATTGCTTCTATTTCTGCTGGAAATGATGATGAAGTTGGTAATCTTATAGCAGAAGCAATGGAAAAAGTTGGACAGGATGGAGTTATTTCTGTAGAAGAATCAAAGAGTATGGGTACTTCCTTAGAAGTTGTTGAAGGTATGCAGTTTGATAAAGGTTATTTATCACCATATATGGTAAATGATACTGAAACAATGGAAGCTTCTCTTGAAGATCCATATATTTTACTTACAGATGAGAAAATTTCAAATATCCAGGATATTCTTCCACTACTTGAAAAAGTAGCTCAGGAAGGAAAACCACTTCTTATTATGGCAGAAGAAGTAGAGGGTGAAGCTCTAGCTACTCTAGTTG is drawn from Halanaerobiales bacterium and contains these coding sequences:
- a CDS encoding co-chaperone GroES, translating into MKIKPLRDRVAVKIKEEEEEEKKTKSGIVLPDTAKKDEKPQQGEIVAVGSGCCTEENGPEVEEGDVVVFDKFAGTELTLEGEDYLVLSIEDVLAVIG
- a CDS encoding DUF512 domain-containing protein, with the protein product MNSKQKYLILKTVQENNILPVTSKCNLHCKFCSHFQNPPELKVESYGHLNFNFIKKMIDFLPKEGPVILGESATKIIEGEPFYHPEISEILKILRNRWSEKEIRITTNGSFLSKKIIRLIDELGNITLNISLNCANPAERKYLMKDKNGNKVFSAIKRLDDYHINFNGSLVALPHVMGWNSIENTINYLDKYNAETIRVFMPAFTDYTNDNMKFEFDLYTKLSKFVNKINKNIKTPVILEPPYLKNLDAIVKGIIVGSPADDSVLNIGDVIKKVNDEKVFSRVDAFNKIKKLKNPIISTKNNSKSKMIITKKSGQRSGLVMDYDLEPVIINKIINSIKNYEVNEIILVTSRMAKEMMKFMVDNELKGIFSKKIINVLEVESNFFGGSILTAGLLTVGDIILRMEKYEFSKPENTLIILPSVIFDDYGKDLKGQDFMKIRKKFGVEIEIL